Part of the uncultured Tolumonas sp. genome is shown below.
TGCGACTGGCTTTATCTTCCACCAAAGTGATGGCAAAGAAATAACCGAGACTGCGCACATCATCAACCAGTGGATGATCATCAAATGCATCATGCCAGCGCTGGTGGGCATAGGGCATCACTTCTGCCTTCATCTTTTCGATGATGCGCTCTTTTTGCAAAATGCGGATATTCGCCGCTGCGACCGCACACGCGACCGGATGACCGGAGTAGGTGAAGCCGTGGTTGAAATCACCCGCCTGCATCAGCACTTCGGCAATACTGTCATGCACCAGCACGCCGCCAATCGGCATATAACCCGACGACAGCCCTTTCGCGATGGTCATCAGATGTGGTTTGATGCCGTAATAATCGCTGCCAAACCATTCACCGGTGCGGCCAAAACCACAAATCACCTCATCGGCAATCAGCAAAATGCCGTAATGACCGCAAATGCGCTGAATTTCTGGCCAGTAAGTGGTGGGTGGAATGATGATGCCGCCAGCCCCTTGCACGGGTTCGCCGATAAAGGCGGCCACGTTTTCCACACCGACTTCGAGGATTTTTTTCTCCAGTTCGCGCGCGGCCTTAATGCCGTACTCTTCCGGCGATAAATCGCCGCCATTGGCATACCAATACGGCTGTTCAATATGCGTGATATTGGGGATCGGCAGATCGCCCTGAGCATGCATGTAATCCATGCCGCTCAAGCTGGCGCCACCAATGGTCGAGCCGTGATAGGCGTTAGTGCGTGAGATGATGACCTTTTTCTTCGGCTGACCGAGGCTGGCCCAGTAATGGCGCACCATGCGGATCACGGTGTCATTGCCTTCCGAACCGGAGTTGGTATAAAAAATATGGTTAAAACCGGTCGGTGCGACTTTGGTGACCAGTTCTGATAACTCAGCTACGGGCGGATGGGTGGTTTTGAAAAAGGTATTGTAAAACGGCAGCTCTAAAATCTGGTTATACGCAGCTTCCGCCAGTTCTTTGCGCCCGTAACCGATGTTGACACACCACAACCCCGACATGGCATCGAAGATCTTATTACCTTCTGAATCATAGAGATAAACACCATCGCCTTTGGTGATCACGCGACTGCCTTGCGCATTTAACGCGGCAGCATCCGAAAATGGGTGCAGGTGATGCGCGGCATCCATCTCCTGCCAGCGTTGGGTTTCCGGGTTGCCGTTGCGATTATTGGTTGAGTAAATCAGTGGGTTATTCATAAGTGCTCTCCGATCTTACACATGCAGCAACAGGTGTTTACGTTCCCACGGGCTGATCACGCGCTTGTATTCGATGTATTCCGCCTCTTTCACGGCACAAAACGCATCGACAAACTGCTCACCCAAGACTTCCCGGATTGGCTGGCAGGCGCGCAGATGGCTGACGGCTTCATCCAGATCGTGCGGGAACACACTCGGTAAACCGTAGGCATCACTGGTCAGCGGCTCGGTCGGTTGCATCTGATTTTTGATGCCGAGATAGGCGCTGGCCAAGGTGGCTGCCAGTGCCAGATAAGGGTTGCTATCCACACCGGGCAGGCGGTTTTCAATGCGCCGCGCAGCGGGGTTGGAATGCGGCACTCGGATGCCGCAAGAGCGATTGTCATAACCCCACTGCACATTGATTGGCGCCGCCCAATAGCGGGTCAGGCGGCGATAGCTGTTTACAAAGGGAGCCATCAGCGCGATCACTTCCGGCAGATAGGCCTGCATGCCGCCAATCGCATGATAAAAATGTTCACTGGCGCGCCCGTCAGGCAGCGAAAACACATTTTCACCCGTCGTTTTATCTTTAATGCTCATGTGAATGTGCATGGCGGAGCCGGGTTCGTTTTCCATCGGTTTCGCCATAAAGGTGGCGTACATGTTGCGACGGATCGCCGCTTCCCGCACCGTGCGTTTAAACAGAAACACCTGATCGGCGAGATCCAGCGGCTCGCCGTGCAGGAAGTTGATCTCCATCTGGCAGGCACCGATCTCGTGGATCAAGGTGTCAATCTGCAGGTTTTGCACGTCGCAGTAGTCATACACATCTTCAAACAGATCGTCATATTCGTTGACCGCATCAATCGAGTAAGCCTTGCGACCGGTTTCTGGTCGCCCTGTTCGACCCACCGGTGGGCGCAGCGGCAGGTCAGGGTCACGGTTTACTTCCACCAGATAAAACTCCATCTCCGGTGCCACAATGGGTTCCCAGCCCATTTCGGCATACAGCGCCAGTACGCGACGCAGCACATAACGCGGCGCGATCTCAACCGGTGAGCCATCAAAATGAAAGCAGTCGTGGATCAACTGCGCCACCGGGTCTTTCGCCCACGGCACCAGCCGTAAACTGTTCGGGTCAGGCAGCAAGATCATGTCGGGATCGGTATTCGGGATGATATTTTCGGCATATTCACCGGTCACGGTTTGCGCCAGCACCACTTGCGGCAGGCGCATGCCATCTTCTTCACTGAATTTCTCTTTCGGAATAATTTTACCGCGCGCAATGCCGGTGAAGTCGGGCGTGATGCATTCCACTTCGGTGATGCGGTGTTCGCGCATCCAATCGCTGATGATACTCATGGCGTTATCTCCAATCCGTGGGGGTAGAGTCCGTGGCGGGTTGCATGATGTTCACGGCAAGCACGGCCAAAAGCCTGAAAAATGGCCTGCGATAACGGGTTTTCCTGATGCCGCCACTCGGGGTGCCATTGCACGGCAAAACTAAAACTCGGGGCATCCATGACGCTGAACGCTTCGATTAAACCATCGGGGGCAGTGGCTTCCACCGTCAGTTGGCTGGCTAACTCCTGCACCCCTTGGTGATGCAGTGAGTTGACCATCGCGTAGGTTTGGCCTGTCCATTGCTGTAACAACCCTTGCTCAGCAAAATGGATCGGGTGAGCGATTCGGCAGTATTTTTCGTCGGCGGTGTTGCCGATATCGCGGTGATCCAGCATGCCTGGCTGTTCGTGCACTTTCTGATAAAGCGAGCCACCAAATGCGACATTCATCTCCTGAAAGCCGCGACAGATGCCCAATACCGGCACACCTTGCGCAACGGCAGCTCTGATCAGTGGCAGCGTCGTTGCATCGCGGATGGGGTCATTAAAATCGTTATCCAGCGGTAAGCCGCCATAGTGATAGGGCTCGATATTCGACGGGCTGCCGGTAAACAGCAGGCCATCGAGCGCCCCCAGTAATTGCGAAATGGGCAAGTTATCTTGCAAGGCCGGGATCAGCAGTGGAAACCCACCCGCACCTACGCGCACAGCATCGACATATTGATCGCTTGCCAGATGGAAATAACGTTCATCTTTGATCTGCCAATGACAGCAAATCACACCAACCATAGGTAACGACATACTGTTGTTGTCTGACCTTAACGGAAAGACACCCTTTAACTCAAAATGTAATAACGTAAACGCTACGTAAGGAGAGCAATTGAGATGTCAGCGCTAGGTGGCTGCAGGGGCGATAAGATGCTGGTGGAACGGCGCAGGCAAAAAGAAGGCAGGGCAATGCATCGGTAATGGGGCAAGTGAGTCAAGGCTTAAGCCGGGACATCGGGATATGATTGAATGCGGGCGCATAGGCACTCCTTATTACGCTAACTCGGTAGATAGCTTCTTATGAAACAGAGCAAATTTGATGCCATCAGAAATAGCCTGATTACACCGGAATATGTGCTGTTAACAGACAGAGTTGCACTAATGTGGCGCTTTTTGCACAAGAAATGCACTGATGGTATGCGTTACTGATTACAAGCTGATTACGCTATGAAACAAAACAGGGTACTGGCCTGAAAACTGCTTTGTGTTCTGACTCAAGTATAAATCAATAAAAAAAAGAGGTGGGTATGCGGACTTATGCTGAATGGCAATCGATGACGACAACTCTCTCTATTGAATCCAGAGCGTTTATTGCCGGGCAATATGTTACGGCGCAATCAGAGATGACGTTTCCGGTGCGAAATCCGGCGACTGGCAAGGTATTAACGCAGGTGGTGGCATGTGGCCCTGCGGAAGTGGATGCCGCAGTCGATTGTGCCAAAGCGCAATTTGACCACGGTAGTTGGGCTGGTTTACCAGCGCGCGAACGCAAACATATTTTATTGGCGTGGGCGGCACTGATCCGCGAGCATGCAGATGAATTAGCGTTGTTGGAAGCGCTGGATACTGGCAAACCGATCAGCCATGCGATGGGCATTGATATTAATAACACCGCCTATTGTGTGCAGTGGTTTGCCGAGGCGATCGACAAGATCCATGGCGAGGTGCCGGATATCGCGGCCAATTTACACGCGGTAATCAGCCATGAACCGATGGGGGTGGTGGCGGCTATCGTGCCATGGAATTTCCCATTGATGATGGCGAGTTGGAAATTTGCCCCCGCGTTAGCAGCAGGCAATTCAGTCATTTTGAAACCATCAGAGAAGTCACCGTTAACGGCGATCAAGGTAGCTGCGCTAGCCAAACAAGCCGGCATTCCGGATGGTGTGTTTAATGTGCTGCCGGGTGATGGTGTGGTTGGGCAGTTACTGGCACAACACCAGGATGTTGATTGCGTCACTTTCACTGGTTCAACCACGGTCGGGCGGCAGATAGCAAAAGAGGCGGCTGCTTCCAATTTGAAACGGGTCTGGTTGGAGTTGGGCGGCAAGTCGGCCAACATCGTCATGGCCGATGCCGATCTGTCGGCGGCAGCGGAAGGGGTGGCGGCAGGCATCTTCTTTAACCAAGGGGAAATGTGCTCGGCGGGTTCTCGTGTTTTGATACAACGTGCCGTGTACGAAGAATTTGTTGTGCTGTTAACGGCAGCCGCTAAAGCATGGCAGCCGGCAGATCCGCTGGATCCAAGCACTTTGATGGGGGCGATCATCGATCAAGCCCAGTTCGATAAAGTCATGAGTTATATCGAACTAGGGAAAAAAGAGGCTGAACTGATCTTCGGTGGCGAAGCTGTGAGTGGTGAACAAGGCTGGTTTATTCCACCGACTTTGTTTGTGAGTGCGCCGGATACCCGCATTGCACAGGAAGAGATCTTTGGTCCGGTGTGTACGCTGGTAGTTTTTGATGATGAAGAAGAAGCGCTGCGCATTGCCAACAGTTCCATTTACGGGCTGGGTGCTGGGGTGTGGACGCAAAATATCAGTGTGGCGCATCGCATGTCGCGTAAGCTGCGGGCGGGTTCAGTGTGGGTGAACTGCTATGAAGAGAGTGGTGATCAAAACTTACCATTTGGCGGTTATAAACAGTCGGGTAATGGCCGGGATAAATCACTGCATTCGTTAGAGAAATACATGGAAATCAAGACAGTACTGATGAAGGTCTGAGTGTTTGTTATGGGAAGATCAGCTGGGTTTTTTATGTAACAAGGGCTCTCGTTTGAGAGCCCTTTTATATGGGATACTGCTTGCGTTATTTAAGCCAGATCCACATCTTCCTGCAGATTGTTTTCATGCAAGTCGGCATCTTCCGCCATACAGGCTGCAGCTGTGAACAGTACGTCGGTGGAACTGTTCAATGCGGTTTCTGATGAATCTTGTAATACACCGATGATGAAACCAACTGCCACGACTTGCATCGCGACATCATTGCTGATGCCAAACAAGCTACAAGCCAGCGGGATCAACAGCAGTGAACCACCCGCCACACCCGATGCACCACAGGCACTGATCGTTGCCACAACACTCAGTAAGACCGCCGTAGCGATATCAATATGGATACCCAGCGTGTGCACGGCAGCCATACTCAATACGGTAATCGTGATTGCGGCACCGGCCATATTGATGGTCGCACCCAATGGAATTGACACGGCGTAAGTTTCTTCCGGCAAACGCAGTTTTTCACACAATGCCATATTCACAGGAATATTGGCGGCAGAACTGCGGGTAAAGAAGGCGGTCACACCACTTTCTTTTAAGCACATGAACACCAGAGGAAACGGGTTACGCTTTATTTTCCAGAACACAATCAATGGATTCACGACTAAAGCCACAAACACCATACAGCCGATCAGCACGGCCAGCAGATGAGCATAACCCAGCAGCGCGCTGAAGCCGGTTTCGGCAAATGTAGACGCGACCAGACCCATGATCCCCAGCGGTGCACAACGGATCACGCCACGCACAATTGAAGAAACTGCATTCGACAGATCAGTAATCACGGTTTTGGTGGTTTCACCGGCATGGCGCAGCGACAGACCAAGGGCAATCGCCCAGGCCAGAATACCGATGTAATTACCTTCCAGCAGCGCTTTCACCGGATTTGCGACCACACTGAATAATAGAGTGTTTAATACTTCGGTAATGCCGCCCGGCGGTACGATATCCGCATTTTGTGTACTGAGATGTAACACCGACGGAAAGGCAAAGCTGGCCACGACGGCAACAGCGGCTGCACAGAAAGTACCAAACAGATACAAAATCAACAGGGGGCGGATACTGGTTTTCTGGCCTTGTTTATGTCCGGCAATCGAGTCGGTCACCAGTAGCAAGACCAGCACTGGGGCTACTGCTTTCAGGGCGCCAACAAATAAGGTTCCCATCAGGCCTGCTGTTTTAGCGGCGGAAGGAACAAAGTTAGCCAGCAAGATACCAGCAACCATACCAATCAGGATCTGAGTAACCAGACTGGTGTTATTAATGAGTCGAACAAATAATGGGGGGGTTTGGCGCATAAAAAATCCCTGGCACTGATAGTGGGTAAATCATTAACTCCTGTAAACCGGTGGTAGCTGATTGCGCTGCTATAAACCTGACACGCACAACAATGCAGCAGTCGATTCATATTCTGATCGAGCTTTTTGCTGCAATAACCATCCGGAGTAGTGGAAATATCCCATTCATTGCTGCATTTTGCTACTAAAAAGGGCAAAAAATGCTAAAAACGCCAAAATATTGCGGACAAAAGTGGTGCATCGCGGATTATTTGAGATAAGAACGCAATACTTTAATCAGTTCTTCTGTGGCCTCAGGTTCTTCCTGTTCCAGTAATGGTTGCATGTGTTCCCGGATATGTCCTTCAATCACCGTCGCCATTAACCCATTAATCGCACCCCGGATCGCGGTGATCTGTTGCAGGATCGGATAACAACCAGTCTCTTCGTCGAGAGCACGTTCCAGTGCTTCCAATTGGCCTTTCAAGCGGCGAACTCGGTTCAATAGTGGCTTTTTATGCTTCAGCGTATGGCTCATTAAAGATCCTTGTTTATACTGGGGGGGAGTATATACTTAATAATAACTCTCAATATCAACTCTGTTGTAGCACAGACTTTTTCAGTCAGCGAGGATTGTATGTCAAGCGTTAAGGAAATGATGCAGTGCTGTCAGGCAGCTGCTTTTCAACGACCACATCAAGGGGCTGAACAGCGTATCCGCTGGGTGGTCATGCTGACAGTCGTGATGATGGTGGTTGAGATTTTTGCTGGCTGGTTATTTCATTCCATGGCGTTATTGGCCGATGGCTGGCATATGAGCACGCACGCGCTGGCACTGGGTATTTCCTTGCTGGCCTATGCCTTATCGCGTCGTCTGGCAGGCGATCACCGTTTAGCGTTTGGTACCTGGAAAATCGAAGTACTGGGAGCTTATACCAGCGCGTTAATTTTAGCTGTTGTGGCTTTTTCCATGATCGCCGAATCAGTTTCCCGCCTGAGTAACCCTGGTCATATCAATTATATTGAATCCATGATGGTGGCGGTGGTTGGGTTGGCGGTAAATCTGTTTAGTGCCTGGTTATTAGGCGATGAGCATCATCATGGTATTGGACATGGCCATTCGCATGGGCATCATGCTGACGACCACGACCACGACCACGACCACGACCACGACCACGACCACGACCACGACCACGACCACGACCACGACCACGACCACGACCACGACCACGACCACGACCACGACCACGACCACGACCACGACCACGACCATCATGGTCATCATGATTTGAATAAGAAAGCAGCCTATATTCATGTGTTAACC
Proteins encoded:
- a CDS encoding aspartate aminotransferase family protein; translation: MNNPLIYSTNNRNGNPETQRWQEMDAAHHLHPFSDAAALNAQGSRVITKGDGVYLYDSEGNKIFDAMSGLWCVNIGYGRKELAEAAYNQILELPFYNTFFKTTHPPVAELSELVTKVAPTGFNHIFYTNSGSEGNDTVIRMVRHYWASLGQPKKKVIISRTNAYHGSTIGGASLSGMDYMHAQGDLPIPNITHIEQPYWYANGGDLSPEEYGIKAARELEKKILEVGVENVAAFIGEPVQGAGGIIIPPTTYWPEIQRICGHYGILLIADEVICGFGRTGEWFGSDYYGIKPHLMTIAKGLSSGYMPIGGVLVHDSIAEVLMQAGDFNHGFTYSGHPVACAVAAANIRILQKERIIEKMKAEVMPYAHQRWHDAFDDHPLVDDVRSLGYFFAITLVEDKASRKRFANGDELALQCRDVCFKNNLIMRATHDSMIAAPPLVMTRKQVDEFVDLARRCVDEFQHQLINR
- a CDS encoding glutamine synthetase family protein is translated as MSIISDWMREHRITEVECITPDFTGIARGKIIPKEKFSEEDGMRLPQVVLAQTVTGEYAENIIPNTDPDMILLPDPNSLRLVPWAKDPVAQLIHDCFHFDGSPVEIAPRYVLRRVLALYAEMGWEPIVAPEMEFYLVEVNRDPDLPLRPPVGRTGRPETGRKAYSIDAVNEYDDLFEDVYDYCDVQNLQIDTLIHEIGACQMEINFLHGEPLDLADQVFLFKRTVREAAIRRNMYATFMAKPMENEPGSAMHIHMSIKDKTTGENVFSLPDGRASEHFYHAIGGMQAYLPEVIALMAPFVNSYRRLTRYWAAPINVQWGYDNRSCGIRVPHSNPAARRIENRLPGVDSNPYLALAATLASAYLGIKNQMQPTEPLTSDAYGLPSVFPHDLDEAVSHLRACQPIREVLGEQFVDAFCAVKEAEYIEYKRVISPWERKHLLLHV
- a CDS encoding gamma-glutamyl-gamma-aminobutyrate hydrolase family protein — protein: MSLPMVGVICCHWQIKDERYFHLASDQYVDAVRVGAGGFPLLIPALQDNLPISQLLGALDGLLFTGSPSNIEPYHYGGLPLDNDFNDPIRDATTLPLIRAAVAQGVPVLGICRGFQEMNVAFGGSLYQKVHEQPGMLDHRDIGNTADEKYCRIAHPIHFAEQGLLQQWTGQTYAMVNSLHHQGVQELASQLTVEATAPDGLIEAFSVMDAPSFSFAVQWHPEWRHQENPLSQAIFQAFGRACREHHATRHGLYPHGLEITP
- a CDS encoding aldehyde dehydrogenase; the protein is MRTYAEWQSMTTTLSIESRAFIAGQYVTAQSEMTFPVRNPATGKVLTQVVACGPAEVDAAVDCAKAQFDHGSWAGLPARERKHILLAWAALIREHADELALLEALDTGKPISHAMGIDINNTAYCVQWFAEAIDKIHGEVPDIAANLHAVISHEPMGVVAAIVPWNFPLMMASWKFAPALAAGNSVILKPSEKSPLTAIKVAALAKQAGIPDGVFNVLPGDGVVGQLLAQHQDVDCVTFTGSTTVGRQIAKEAAASNLKRVWLELGGKSANIVMADADLSAAAEGVAAGIFFNQGEMCSAGSRVLIQRAVYEEFVVLLTAAAKAWQPADPLDPSTLMGAIIDQAQFDKVMSYIELGKKEAELIFGGEAVSGEQGWFIPPTLFVSAPDTRIAQEEIFGPVCTLVVFDDEEEALRIANSSIYGLGAGVWTQNISVAHRMSRKLRAGSVWVNCYEESGDQNLPFGGYKQSGNGRDKSLHSLEKYMEIKTVLMKV
- the sstT gene encoding serine/threonine transporter SstT, producing the protein MRQTPPLFVRLINNTSLVTQILIGMVAGILLANFVPSAAKTAGLMGTLFVGALKAVAPVLVLLLVTDSIAGHKQGQKTSIRPLLILYLFGTFCAAAVAVVASFAFPSVLHLSTQNADIVPPGGITEVLNTLLFSVVANPVKALLEGNYIGILAWAIALGLSLRHAGETTKTVITDLSNAVSSIVRGVIRCAPLGIMGLVASTFAETGFSALLGYAHLLAVLIGCMVFVALVVNPLIVFWKIKRNPFPLVFMCLKESGVTAFFTRSSAANIPVNMALCEKLRLPEETYAVSIPLGATINMAGAAITITVLSMAAVHTLGIHIDIATAVLLSVVATISACGASGVAGGSLLLIPLACSLFGISNDVAMQVVAVGFIIGVLQDSSETALNSSTDVLFTAAACMAEDADLHENNLQEDVDLA
- a CDS encoding metal/formaldehyde-sensitive transcriptional repressor, which translates into the protein MSHTLKHKKPLLNRVRRLKGQLEALERALDEETGCYPILQQITAIRGAINGLMATVIEGHIREHMQPLLEQEEPEATEELIKVLRSYLK
- a CDS encoding cation diffusion facilitator family transporter yields the protein MSSVKEMMQCCQAAAFQRPHQGAEQRIRWVVMLTVVMMVVEIFAGWLFHSMALLADGWHMSTHALALGISLLAYALSRRLAGDHRLAFGTWKIEVLGAYTSALILAVVAFSMIAESVSRLSNPGHINYIESMMVAVVGLAVNLFSAWLLGDEHHHGIGHGHSHGHHADDHDHDHDHDHDHDHDHDHDHDHDHDHDHDHDHDHDHDHDHDHDHHGHHDLNKKAAYIHVLTDAATSVLAIFALLGGLWWGAAWLDPLMGIIGGVVILVWAWGLVKESSLILIDANTETSMRAAILQTAEEHDLQIEDLHVWRIGEQRYAAIIGLAVSSEGSIIALRQALQQQSRLVHLTIEQAL